A stretch of DNA from Anopheles ziemanni chromosome 3, idAnoZiCoDA_A2_x.2, whole genome shotgun sequence:
tttaaaaaaaagtcttttCAATTCTAAAACGACTGAAAAGTTATTTATTTGTCAATTTTCTTTacgtaaaattaaataatagaTTCTCTTCCAAAGTAATTGATGAGATTTCATGAAATAAGtcaattaaaacacatttaaatgaaataacattGAGCTACATTGTAGTTAATTCCAAatttaaatgctttttttatgGTAGATGTagcaaaaatgcaaattttatgGTAGATGTAGTGTGTATATTTTAGTGGCTGTCACTGTCCACAAGGTAGATCATGAGCTAATCATGGCTTACATCTAAAATGTGTTATATGACAAACCAGAaccatttttttacatttcattttcgCTTCCCATTTTAATACGTTCCACACAGTTGGCAACAATAATTGTGTGCAGCCATTGTAATGAAAAGTGGGAGAGGGTGTACACCACTAGAAGGTCTTCTGATAGCATTTCATTAACGTGTTTTATTCAGTTGGAATGCGTCTTTTCCCATCAACACACTCGATGATAGCATTTCATCGGGCAGTTCTCCTGTCTATCTTTATGCTGGCCATTTTTGGAACAAAACCGAGCAACGGTGGTCACAAGTTGGTTCCATTTTTACAAAGTGTAAATTACAAGGATAATCTCGAGTACCTAAACAGTACCATCAACATTTATACCACCGCAACTGTCAATCGTATCGACGTTGGATTTTCGCTAACTAAAACTCTTGTCGAGCCTTGGGTAAGTTATCAACCAGCCCGTACCACCTTTACGATCCTCGCCTATGCACGGTCTTTTTCCGTAGATCAACATCGGCTTGTGGGTGGACGTTGGCTCGGGCGTATTGCGGACTCCGCTGTACAATCGTACGGTCGATTTCTGCCACTTTCTCCGCAACCCGGGTGTACATCGGCTGGGGCAAATTGTTCATCGAGAGATGAAACAGCGCGGCAACATGCCAACTAGGTGCCCGATTCCGGTCAATCTCTACCAGTTTCGTGGTGTCTCGCTGAACCACATGCGACTGCCACCGTTCTTCGTGGAGACGGACTTCATACTCGACGTCAACGTCGGTGTTGAGAAGGAACGCACCTTTGACTCGCGCTGGTTTGGAACAGTCAAAAAGATCAAATGCTCTGACAGCGAGCGCTGTTCGTAAAAGTACTCTGCAGACTGCAGTTACATTCTTTAAACAATAATTAACACTTTTTACCACCACTGATCCCATAATATATGTATTTGTAACtttatatataaaataaaaatcatggtttatatatattttaaataaggTCTACTTTCAACCCCTttcgtataaaaaaaaagaattatcgGTTTTCGaaattcaaacgaaaaaataaaaaagcttaTCAACTAATACtaattttggatgtttcgTATGTATTCCATGTGAACCATGATATACTGAGAAATTCTAAGACTTTTCAAATTCACATGGTTGAAACAATCAAGAAAATTATGGCTGTATTAGCAATAAGCTGCGTTGCTTTGTAATTTACCCAGGTAAGATGTAAAATTTTACCATTTCATACCGTTATTTCGTAATAAAAAGTTCAGGATAGAAAATGTAATTCATTTTAACCTTCAACACACTGCCAATTGCTATGAAATTATCAATAATACTGATACACTCAGTTATTAATTAGTTCAACGAATAGAAACAATTGCTTAGTGCAAGAGATAGAGTAAACTATCGCAATGGATGCAATCGTGTTAGTTTGGGTTGCGCCAATATGTGTTTGAACGTGTTTTAATATGGCACAATTAATAACAGAGATAACATGGTTGGCCGAACATCAAAAATACACAATTAAAACGAAATTATTGTTAGCTTCGACCCATTCTTGCTACTTGCTGTCTAGGGCGATATAGACAACTACAAAATGCTAATAGTAGTTCAGTCTATGTCCAAGTACCATTGGATGGCGCTTCAATTGCTTGGTTTTATTAATTCAACCTACTAAAATATTGCGTTAAAAGGATTCATACGAGATGTTACCAGTGAAGAAAAGCTTTCATCCTCTTACCAATGTATCTTAGCACAAGACGTAGACAACGCTTTGCCGACTATGAGCTGTGTTATGCTTTTAATaactttatatttatttctagAAAGGTCTCATTTACACAATAGCATTCAATTATAATCGCTTTATTACTCGTTTATTCGTTGATATACAACGCCATGCTAGGCCACCCACGCCAACAAGCTTTGAATCATATTAGCGATAATAACCCACGAATTTTACCTCTTGTAGTACATGTtcggtccgcgacagccgagcggtagcgccggttagaaaaatcggcccatgagcgccggggctcacaacctcgacggcgtgggttcgaatcccaaccgagaccggaccctcccctgtacgagaggactgactatccacgtacacatagggtaaaaagtctcgtaagccctttacgggcaggcatgaccaagaggtcgttacgccaagaagaagtacATGTTCGGAATTCTGCTGAAGTAATGTAATattatttaatcaaataaaataaatgttaaacaCTAGTCTGTCCGTTTACTTTACTTACCACCTTGGTACCTTCAGCGATGGTACAAAATATGATTGAAGATATTTTTGAGATGGTTGATCCCGACCAAAATGATCCGGTCCTGACGAGTTGTAGGGTATCAACGAGGACTtcaacatgaaaaataaaaaaatagtgcAAACATAaagcgaaaaattaaaataatgaatatAAGATATACTACCTAAAACTAGTTTGAAAATCATGAGCTTCGTTCCATAAcggtcaacaaaaaaaaacaactaaaatgaactttatttaaaattaaatttcctacCCTCACCAATGCAAAATCCAAGCAATTATAGGAGTCATCTATTTTAGCAATTATAGTGCAATTATATGTACTAGTCCTTAGTATTAGGCCctattatatattttcacTTTAATTTTGTTACGAATAATTCCTATCAAAGTTGTTGAGACGCTCTTTCCATACGGTTGGTATTGTTTCAAAGATTCAcatgtgaaaaattaattatttattattcgtCTTTTACTGCAATCCGCCACAAATATACGTTGAAAGAATCACGTTGAATCACGTCGAGTTTCATTCTTGACACGATGGCAACGCTTGATCGTAGATGTCTTCAAATAATCTTGTTATTAAGTATAACAGGTTCAGTGTGGCCTAAAGGCGGGTATAAGATTGTTCCTATTGTGGAGAACGGTCAGTGTATAGATAATCCCAAGTACATTAACACTACGGTTAAGATTCATACCACTTCGGTCGAGCACCTGATGGACTTGGAGCTTGCTGTAGCCCGACAGATCGAAAGCCCTTTGGTATGTGAAATATACAGGACGAATGTATGTATTACCATTTTCTACTTCTACAGTTGGTTACTTTATCTTTCCTCAAGGTCAAAATGAGTCTGTGGCTCAATACCACTTCGGGTGCTCTGCGAACCCCGCTGTACAATCGTTCCATCGATTTCTGTAGTTTCCTCCGCAACCCTGGACAGTACAAATTGGCGCAAATCATATACAAGGAAGTAAAACGACACGGAAACATGCCGACCGGGTGCCCGATTCCGGTCAAATCGTACAGTTTCCGCGGTATCTCACTGCGCCAAATGCGATTGCCCTCGTTCTTTATCGAAACCGGCTTCATTCTCGACGTGGTCGGATACGCTGAAGCGGGAAGAGAACACGTTCTCGACTCACATTGGTACGGAAGGGTAAAGAAAGTAAAATGCACCCGTAAGGAGCGTTGTTAAATGCCGAAAGGCGTAAAATACACCAAAATGCACTATTTTTGCTTCATGGGAAAAGGATCCCCTTtgggtgaaataaaaacgggattgaataatatttatttaaattgcatATAAAATATGCATACAAATGTATACAATGGTAATTCACTAATAAATGGGAGATAAACCCCTACAGTGTGAACATGTAGACACAGTGTAAATATTTAGCAGTTTTGAGAAGTGGTCCGAAAAGTATAAAGCAATCTTTTCGTCTAAATCCATgtctgaaaataataaaactatttcaccaaacaaacaaacacttgagattaacacgttccgtaccaagcgtttagcacaatttttagtacaatttttcaaattacaatttgtttataatatttgttaaaccgattgttttcgaaggccaagcaaaaacttagcttcccaaaaatttatataaaatattataataatttttatgttctattttcatttatttatgggtcaaaaacatttttgtactaaaactgctgtcacccatatttgggtgacgcggtacggaacgtgttaagaCACTGTCTTCAACTGattctaagaaaataaaaaataaataaatctgaGATTCCAACTTGGacaaacacaatcaaacaCAAACGAATATCTTTATCTTCCAACAAATTTAACAAATATCTTCCAAAACACcatggaaaaatcaactaaataAACTTGAAGCCATGCCACTTATTTAATGGACCAGATCTAAACaaatttttgttgaaatttttatCCCTTGCAGCAGTAATatggagaaaaattaagcagaATCACATCGCTGAACGCATCGCTGATTACATCCAAACtcaaaaaatcacaatttctcacaatttttgttttgaaagcaatactaaaaaaaaagttaaaatacagtaggtccccgcagtacggtaattaatgtttgggaccgaacaCTATAGCGTATATCGAGTTTTAGCGTActgcggatttcctctgccatatcgtttatacttcatattgaaagagttgacactgagaggaaaccgcttatttaacatatcttctaTTCAAATCCCAAATAAGTGTTCTATTTCTTCTATTATCTCATCGTTTCCGAATGGCCATACTCCATTCTTAGAATTCAACAGATTATCTTTACTTTGGATAATGGTCCGCACTGTTGATTGTGGTCGTTTTATTTGCCAGGCTATTCCTGCATAACTCTTTCCTTGTCCGAACATCTTTACTATTTCTTACATCTTTATAATTTCTGTAATAGTTATAGCGCGCTTCTTTCGGCTACTTTATTTGATGCCATATTCGCGTTTTTTAAGCCTTTAATTATTACATTACTAAATAATTCTACCATTTTTCTCGATCACCTTCTCCAGACGGGGCCAGAATCGAGAGCATAGCTTCGCAATGTATGACACAGTTTTCGAGATCTATGCCTTGGTAATTGAAGCTGTCAGGGATCCAACAATTAGGCTAGGACGTTTACAGGCCTTAACCTGAACATGTGGCCATGTTGTTTAATCCAAAGGATTCAAGTCCGGGCTGGTGGGAGGCCAAATGCAGTTGAGCAAATTTCCACGTTTTTCTTCAGTAACACTTGAGTCCTCTTTTGAGGCACGTTACGGTACTATTACCGTATACCAATTAGAATatgatgtgtttttgtgttccaAAGTTGGTTTTCAACGTGGTCCTTCAGAATGTTCATATTGACCTcggtattaaattttaattcagcTTTGATAAATGATGGAGGCATTTTCAAGTTATTGGAAGCAACTGCCCCAAAATCTATGACTCCGGCCGAATGTTTGGTTGTAAACTTGTTTTTCAGATTCTTTGGAACATCTTCAATCTTCTTCTATGATATAAACCTCTCTGAACGTGTGTTAGATACGGAATTGACGATGAACATTTTTTCACCAGAGAATACGATGAcggtattcttttattttaatgttgacACCAAACGTGTCGAGAACTCCCGCCGTAGTTGTTTGAATCGATCTGGTGCAAGATGACGGTTGGCTCTGACTCACGACGAACTTTTCATGTCATTTTTGATCAATCGATGAATGGTAGATTTTGAAATATCGGCTTCCTTTGCCAATTTCCGAATCGATCTGCTACGATTTTACCTCACCTAACCTCTCATTGAACTGATGACATTCGGCGTGCGAGCGGATCGTGGATGGCCACTTCCTGGCTTCTGGGGATGTGGTCCATCAAGGAACGATCGTTGGATACGGTAAACGGTAGCCAGATGGCATCTTGCAATCGGCACATTTTGTTCTACGAGCTTTTGGGCGAGCAGCAAACTAATCACAATCTCCTTAAAGTACATTATTCTCATTTTGATTACATCATCACATAGTAAACTGTCAGATGATTAAACACACACATTACCACGGTACAAATAACGTTCAAAGCTATccaaaaataagcattgaaaaatttcgcattttttttatgggacatactgTACTATATCTACAAAAATGAGTTAACTATCtcttttttgtgatttttaaatactttataATTACACAGTCGGTGTGTGAGATGGTTTATCTAAGAGATTATTGGATATACGAAGTCTAGGTAacacgtttgattttttttttattttgcccaAAACGAATACTAAAAATTTGAGAAATTCTTTCAATCTTACATTTTCATTGCAAAGATATGGACGTGGCCATCGCAAATCCACTAACCATGAAGCGTGTTATGCTTCTCGTTACTATTCTTTCCCATTTAGTGCTGATGGCTGCTGCAGCTGAGAAGGTATGTTCATTCTACACATCCACGATACACAATTTTGTAAATTGCTTCGTCTGCTATTTTTTTCTAGATGATTGTTGTTCTGGTACGCGCGGATATCGATGAAGATCCGCAGTTTGTAAACACCACTAACATAATCAGACGTTATACCACAGCgccatatttttcattcgatttaatCATCACGACACACCAAACGCTCAGCAATTTGAAGGTATTCGTCTAGCATTTTCCGTTCATATGTTTCCATTCGGATGTATTCAATCTAAATACGTCTCATTTGCCTATCGCCCAAGTTACAAGCTGTATACACCGTTCGAACTGGCCAGGTCGACAATATCCTCTACAACCGGAAGATCGATTTTTGTGTGTTCCTGAAGCGACCAACCGAGCGTATGGTGAAGATGGTCTTCGACGATATAAAACGCTACGCCAAGCCACGGATGCCGGCGTCTTGCCCAGTCGAACCGACCGCCATTTCCCTAAGAAACATGAGTCTGAACCATGTAACACTTCCTTCGTTTCTTCCGCagacaaattttcaattgCAGATCAATTTCTGGGAGGGTCGGTATAGTGTTTTCAGAAGCCGATGGCACGGTCGACTTAAAAAAATTTcggtttgaaacaaaaatggaaatacgaaaaatcgacaagTGAATGTGTTGAACTTGTCGAGAACAACAAAAtcacacaacaaaaaacaaagtgtTGTTAATACAAGGcaatcctttttcttcacaGTGGTTTAGAAACTGAAATACAGTTCAAAGCCAGTGTGATTGGTCTAAatcaaagtttaattttatagAAACATTGTCCCACACGGAGTAGACTCCGGAGCGACGGGAAGAATCGAACGAACTGTTTACCACTGTGTGGTAGACACTGACTTTATTAAACCCTATGATGTGCTTATATATCTAAATTCTTATAGCTATGTTTAACACTTTTTATGTTTAAGCCGCGACCTCGTCAACATGCGGCAGcgatgttattattattacgaaAGGTGCAACGCAGCCAAACCGTTCCGATCGTTCGATCGGGCGGATGGCTATCGTGACCCACTAAAGGTAAACTGCTGATGGTGCTGCGCAGCCAAACCGTTCCAATCGTACGATCGGCGGTTGGCTGCGGTGACCCACTAAATGTAAACTGCTGATGGTGCTACGCAGCCAAACCGTTCCGATCGTACGATCGGCGGTTGGCTGCGGTGACCCACTAAATGTAAACTGCTGATGCTGGGGTTTCCGTCAGCGACAAACATATTGTACGACAACAATAAATGGTAACATACACATAACAAAGAAATTATATTCGACTGGATTGAAATGGAACAATCTCACGCCTTATTAGTGAAATACAGTATGTAAGTACAGTACAGTTTTGTAAGtattgtatttgtatttgtatttgtatttgtgaaaatgtgaaaataaagCTGAGCTATAAAGCAGCTAAATTGCTAAGCTAATTTGCTaatcatgatcatcatcatcatcatgactTGCAAAAAACGTCATTGATATGTAATATCCTAGCTCATATAAATTACTATTTGATTTGAACcacatacttgaatcattttgCTGGTGACTATATCTTTTAATTTGTACtttataattaaataaaatctaaATCGAAAGCAggatattaaatttttttgtgATAATTTGCTGCTACATTAAATACAGTTTTTAACGATTGTTGGATTGATAGAAATGAACAGTAGTAAAAACCCAACACAGCGGATAAAGAATCACTATTGTGTCTTCAACAATGCAACACTTTGCTGCAGTACAATTACTGATGGTGACTCTGGTGCCGCTTTGGGCATCCCGAACTACCGGGAAAATAGTTCCAGTACTTTACAGCTACAACTCAACATTCAATCCAAAGTTGCTGAATGGTTCGATCCAGTTCTACAACACGAAGGATCGTAAAGATTCTCCTTTGGTTGGATTCGGCTTATTTCCGGTAAAACCAGTCACCGAAGCTTGGGTATGTACTTTACCTCTCTGATAGTTGGATACCAGTAAGTTTTAACCATCTCAACTTCTCAGATACACGCCACATTTTCGATCATCGCGAAGAAGGGCCGCCTGCACGCTCCCATCTACAACAGCAGGGCC
This window harbors:
- the LOC131285418 gene encoding uncharacterized protein LOC131285418; amino-acid sequence: MLAIFGTKPSNGGHKLVPFLQSVNYKDNLEYLNSTINIYTTATVNRIDVGFSLTKTLVEPWINIGLWVDVGSGVLRTPLYNRTVDFCHFLRNPGVHRLGQIVHREMKQRGNMPTRCPIPVNLYQFRGVSLNHMRLPPFFVETDFILDVNVGVEKERTFDSRWFGTVKKIKCSDSERCS
- the LOC131289221 gene encoding uncharacterized protein LOC131289221 gives rise to the protein MKRVMLLVTILSHLVLMAAAAEKMIVVLVRADIDEDPQFVNTTNIIRRYTTAPYFSFDLIITTHQTLSNLKLQAVYTVRTGQVDNILYNRKIDFCVFLKRPTERMVKMVFDDIKRYAKPRMPASCPVEPTAISLRNMSLNHVTLPSFLPQTNFQLQINFWEGRYSVFRSRWHGRLKKISV